The following DNA comes from Nitrogeniibacter aestuarii.
TGTCGACACCTTCGCCCACACCGCCTACGCCGATCTACCGCCCTGCGCGATCTACCCGGAGTCTGCCCATGTCCGCTGACGCACCTGACACCCCCAACAAGACACACGGGATGCTGCGCACCCTCCTGTGGTTGCCCTGGGTGCTCGCACTGGTGTTCGGCATCTACGCCCTGGGCCGCTTCACCGCCGACATTCCGGTGGCCTACCAAGCCATCGACATGCACTTCAAGTACGGCTCTACCGGTGGCGAGCGCGAGTCGGGCTTTCCGTACTGGATCTGGAAGGTGCTGCCCAAGGTGTGTCCGGAGCACCTGCCCGGCGACGGTTACCAGTCGCTGGGCTTCATTTTCGAGCCCGGCCGCGACCTGCCCGTGGGCGTCTCCAAGCGGCAGCATCTGGGCATCGACCGGGTGTTCCTGAACTGCGCGGTGTGCCACGCCAGCACCGTGCGCGATGCCCCGGGCGCGGCCCCCAAGGTGGTGCTCGGCATGCCCGCGCACCGGCTCGACATCAAGGGTTTCGAGAGTTTCTTCTTCAACTGCGCGGCCGGGCCGAAATTCCGCACCGAATACATCGTGCCCGAGATCGAGGCGGCCGCCGGCGGGCTCTCGCCCATCGACCGCTATCTGGTCTATCCGGTCGCCATCAGCCTGATGCGCGAGCGCCTGCTCATGCTGAAAGACCGCTTCAGCTTCGCCTTCGAACAGCCCGACTGGGGCCCGGGGCGGGTGGATACCTTCAATTCAGCCAAGGTGTTGTTCAACTTCCCCATGCACAAGCTGCCTAAGAAGGAATTGCTGGGCGCCTCAGACTTTCCCTCCATCTGGCTGCAGGCACCGCGCATGAAGCGGGACGACGGTCACCGCATGGAGTTGCACTGGGACGGCAACAACACCCACACCGAAGAGCGCAACAAGAGCGCCGCCTTCGGTACCGGCACCACGCCGCCCACCATCGACCTGAAGGCCATCGGCCGCATCGAGGACTGGTTGCTCACGGTCGAGCCGCCGCCCTGGCCCTATCGCATCGACGATGCCAGGGCCGAGCGCGGCAAGGCGCTGTATGGCGAATACTGTGCGGCCTGCCACGGCCAGAGCGGACGCGACTTCTCCGGCAAATACGTCGGCCATGTGACCCCCATCGCCCAAATCGCCACCGACCGGGCACGCCTCGATTCCTACACCTACACCCTGGCGGTCAATCAGGGCACGCTCTACGCCGGCTATCCGCACCGCTTTGCCAACTTCCGCAAGACCTACGGCTACGCCAACATGCCGCTGGACGGCATCTGGCTACGCAGCCCCTATCTGCACAATGGCTCGGTGCCCACGCTGCGCGACCTGCTCGAGCCCACGTGGAAGCGCCCGACCACCTTCTATCGCGGCAACGACATCATCGACCGGGACAAGCTCGGCTTCGTCTCCGACGTGGCCGATGAGCCCGATCGCCGCTTCTTTCTGTTCGATACGCGCCTGCCCGGCAACGGCAACGGCGGTCACGAGGGCGCCGCCTACGGCACCGAACTGGCCGATGCCGACAAGGACGCGATCGTCGAATACATGAAGACCTTCTGAGGCCTGCGCATGACCACCCACACCACTCACTCCCGCTGGCGCGTCCTGCTCGCCATCCTCGGCATCACCGTGCTGGTCGCCGCAGCCGGCGCGGTCTATGGCTGGTTCAAGTTCTTTCGCGAAGTCCCGCAGCCGGCGTGGATCACCGAAGACCCGCACATGCGCTTCAAGTACGGTTCCATCGGCGCCGAGAACGATGCCGGCATCCCCTACTGGATCTTCTACGTGCTGCCCCGGGTCTTTCCCGACAAGCTGCCGGGGCCGGGCGGCTACGCGAGCTTCGGCGTGGCGTGGGAACAGGGCATGGAGCTGCCGGTGGGCTTTACCAAGAAAACCATCGGCTTCGAGCGCGTCGCCAACACCTGCGCGGTGTGCCACACCGCCAGCTACCGCACCACGGAAGACAGCAACCCGGTGTTCGTGCCCACCGGCCCCAACCACACGCTGGATCTGGCCGCCTTCTTCCGCTTCCTGATCGACTGCGCGAAAGACCCGCGCTTCGAGCCCGACGTGCTTATGCGCGAGATCAATCTGGTCACCGATCTGAGCTGGGACGACGCGCTCATCTATCGCTACCTGCTCATCCCCATCACCAAGAAGCGCCTGCTCGAGCGGCAGACCCAGTTCGCCTGGCTCTACCACCCGGCGTTCCCCGACTGGGGCCGCGGCCGGGACGACTCCATGAACCTCACCAAGTACTTCATGATCCAGTGGCCCATGGACGAGAGCTTCGGCCCCACCGACATGCCGTCGATCTGGAACCTGGGCAAATACCAGCCCGAGAAAGGCCACCGCATGAACTTTGCCGGCGACAGCCACAACGCCCGCTCGGTGGTCATCGACTCGGCGCTGGGCCTGCTCGGGGCGCCCCCCAAGCGCAACGAAGACTTCCTCGCCCAGGTGGCCTGGATGCTCGACTACCTCAAAGCCGCCCGCGCGCCGGCCTACCCCTTCCCGATCAGCACGGTGCTGGCGGAACAGGGCAAGACTGTTTTCGATGCCAACTGCGCGCAGTGCCACGCGTCGGCGCGAACCGGCACCGTGGTGCCGGTCGAGGAAGTCGGCACCAGTCGGGACCGCATGGACACCTGGAATGAAAAGGCGGCGGCCGAGGCCAATGCGGTGGTCACCGAGATGGGGATCGAGCGCGAAGGTCTGGTCGAAGCACCCTTGCGCGGTTATGTGGCGGCCTTTCTGGACGGCATCTGGCTGCGCGCGCCCTATCTGCACAACGGGTCGGTACCCACGCTGGCCGACCTGCTCAAGCCGGCAGCGGAGCGCCCGGTCACCTTCTGGCGCGGCTACAACCTCTACGACCCGGTCAAGGTGGGCTATGTCACCTCGGGCAGCACTGCCGAGTATGAGGGCTCACTGCATGACACCCGCCTCAAGGGCGGAGGCAATCAGGGACATGAATTCGGCATCCATCTGGCCGATGAGGAAAAATCGGCCCTGATCGAATACCTCAAGACCCTCTGACAAGAGCGCAGGATTGACCCGAATAGAATTGAACCGATCGCCAACATACGCTTTAAGCATGCCGCCTCAAGAATTGTGCAAAGGCGTCGTCAACCCGTCTAGTAGCAGCTATAAAGATTGATGGTTGCCCCACGCGTAGAATCGCATTGGGCGTCTGCGCCGACGCGAAAGAAAGACGAAACATGCTGGAAGATGATCATCCGCTGGACCCAGACCGGATCGTTTTCCGGCCTGAAGACAATGCCTCGCTTCCAAGGCTCAAGCCTTGGCGCATTCTGGCGATTGACGACGACATCGATTTCCAGGCCTCCCTGCAACACACGCTGAAGGGCGCCAACATCCTCGACCGTCCGGTCGAACTGCACCTGGCCAATGGTCGCCAGTCGGCTGCGCATCTGCTCGCCCGCGACCGCGATTTCGCGGTCATTCTGGTGGATGTCGTCATGGAAACCGACGACGCCGGTCTTCGGCTCATCAAGGGCATTCGCGAAATGCTCGGCATGGTTGAGCCACGCATCATCCTGCTCACCGGCCAACCCGGCTTCGCGCCCATCGAAGATGTCATGCGCGACTACGACCTGAGCGACTACTGCCTCAAGTCAGATCTGGCCAAGCGGGGCCTGAAGAACATCCTCACCGGTGCCATCCGTGCCTATCATCAGCTCGCCACCATCAACGGTGCGCGCAAAGGACTGCAACTGATCCTCGAGGCCAGCAACCGCTTCTCGGTTGCCCGCTCCGTCCCCGATATGGCCAGTGCGGCGCTCGCCGAGCTGGCCACGCTGCTCGGCATCCCCGAGGAGGGCATCGTCGCGGTCGAAGGCGCCTCTGTCGCGAGCCCGCCAAATGTCGCGGGTGCGGCCATCATCGGCGCCGCCGGACGCTATGCACCTCATATCGGCCAGTCCATCGCGGTACTGCCAGACACGTCGATTGCGCAATTGCTCGCGGACACGCTTGCTGAGCGAAGCAGTATCAGCGCGACTGCGTATCAGGTGCTCTACATACCCCGGCAACACGCACTGGCCGACTACGCCATCTATGTGGAAACCGGTCGACCACTGGGCGAGCCGGAGACCCAGTTGCTTGCCGTCTTTGCCGCCAATGCAGCCAAGGGCTTCAGCAATGTGGCGCTGATCAGCCGGCTTGACCGCATGGCCTACGAAGACGACCTGCTCGGCATTCCGAACCGGAACGGGCTGCTGCGCGAGATCGAACGTATCAGGCTCTCGCCCGAAGGCCACTCGGCGCAACTGATGCTCGTCGACCTGGACAACTTTGCGGGGATCAACGAGGCCTTCGGTGTCGCGGTCGGCAACGCTGTCCTGCGGGCCATCTACGCGCCCTTGCGCATTTTGTTTCCTCCCCCTTGCATTGTCGGGCGCATTTCCGCCGACCTGTTTGCCGTGCTGGGTCCGGAATCCAAAGTCGATCTCTCCCGAGTCGAACGCATTTCCCATGAGGAGCTGCACATCGCCGGGCAATCGTTTCGCTTCACGGTGTGTGCCAGCCAGATCGCAGTCGGCGAACTCCCGGGCGAAGCGGCCGATCTGATGCGGGCCGCCCGATCGACGCTCCGTCGCGCAAAACGGCAAGGTCAGGGCTCCTTGCTGAAACATGATCCACAAGTCGAACTCGAAGCCGGCGCGCGCTTCGAGCTGATGTCCCGACTGGCGCATGCAATCGAGTACGATCAGCTCGAACTGCATTTCCAGCCCATGGTGGACTTCGACACCGGCCGCATCATCGGCGCCGAGGCGCTGATACGCTGGCCCGCCGAGCACGGCGGCGTTGGCCCCGACGTGTTCATTCCACTGGCGGAAAAATCGAGCTATATCCACGCCATCGGCAATCGGGTGCTTGAACAGGCCTGCGCAGCGCTTCTCCGTTTCGACGCCGCCGGCCTGGGTGGCTTGACCGTGAGCATCAACGCGTCGGCCCGACAGTTCGAATCGCCCACCTTCATCGGACACATCGTGCACACGCTCAAGACGCGTGGCATCGAGGCCCGCCGCCTGAAAGTCGAGGTCACCGAAACCGCAGTTGTCGAGAACATTGTGCGCCTGACGTCCCAGTTGGCCGCTTTGCGCGCCACCGGGGTGCGGATTGCCATCGACGATTTCGGGACCGGTCAGGCCTCACTGGCGTACGTCCATCTGCTGCCCGCCGACCTCATCAAACTGGACATGAGCTTTGTTCAGCGCATCGGGCGCCAAGACCGAAGCGAGGCGATCACGAAAATCATGATCGACATGGGGCATGCCATCGGCGCCGATCTGGTGGCCGAGGGCGTCGAAACCGAAGCGCAGGCGATCTGGCTGCGCAAACACGGTTGCCAGATCGGTCAAGGCTGGCATTTCGGCCGCCCGATGCCCTTGCCGGAATTCATTGCTTTCTGCCTCGAGCAGCCGTCCTGACCGGGAGGCCGAGTGCGAACCCTCCTTAGGATCGGCGCGCCGCTCATCCTGCCGTGGTGGATTGTCATCCCCGCCATCACCTGGCTGGTCTACGAGCTGCGCCTGGAACGCGACCTCGAGCGCCTTGAGCAGCAAACTGTCGAGTCCATGGCGCAGGCCAACGACATCATCGTCGACAGCATCAGACAACTGTGGCTCGACTCGCGCATGATCACGCGCGTCGCCGCGACGCAGCTGGGCAACCCGGCGGCCACGGAGGGGCAGTCGGTGCTCGCCTCAGTAATGAATGACTTCATGCAGACCCATCCGCGCTACACCCAGGCGCGCCTGCTCGATACCGGGTGCAAGGAGCGGATTCGCTTCGATCGCCGTGGTGACCTCATTCTCCAGGCCACCGAAAAGGACCTGCAGGACAAATCCGACCGCTACTACTGCCGCGAAACGCTCTCCGTGCAGGCGGACCAGGCCTACTTGTCCCCACTGGATCTCAACGTCGAACGCGGCGAGATCGTCTTACCCCATGAGCCCACGTTGCGCATCGGCACCCGTGTCTTCGGGCCCGACGGCGAAGCGCTCGGACTGATCGTGCTCAACTTCAACGCCGGCGACATTCTTGCGACCTTCAGCCGCAGCGGGGGTGGTCAGATGTCCCTCCTCAACGACGAAGGCTACTGGCTTGCCAGCCAGGACCCGGCGGACAGTTTCGGTTTCATGCTCGAACGACCTGACCGCCGCATCTCGCTCACCCAGCCGGATCTGTGGCAGGCCATGACCAACAGCAGCGCGGTGGCCGGCCACGTCAAGACCAGCGAGTCACTCTGGCTGTACCGACGGCTGCCGGCAGTTCAGGTGAGCACGACCCTCAAGGGCCCGACCTGGTACATTGCGGGCCACCTCGATCCCGCCAAACGCGATGCACTCGTACAGGAGCAAGCCTGGCAACACGTGCTTCTCGGCGGGCTGGCCTTGATGGTCGTCACCGCGCTGGCTGCCATGCTCACCCAGCGAGACGCGCGCCAGGCACGCACCAGCGCCGCGCTCGCGGCGGCCAACATCCGGCTGCGCGAGTCGCTGGAGCGGCTCGAATCCTCACTCGACGAGCGGGTGCGCAGTGAAAAACTCGCCTCGCTCGGTCTGCTGGTCGCCGGGGTGGCGCACGAACTCAACACCCCGCTGGGCGGCGCCATGCTCACCAGTACCCAGCTTGAGGATGAGTTGAGGACACTGGAACAGGCCTACGCCGCCGGCCTCCGGCAATCGGACATTCAGCGCCACATCGAGCGCAGCCAAGAAGGGCTCCAGCTCCTGCATCGCAATCTTGACCGGGCTGGCCGACTCATCAGTCGCTTCAAGGGGGTCGCCTCGGACCGGGCCACGTCCGAACGCAGCCGTTTCACGCTGCGGGAAACCGTCGACGACATTCTGGCGCTGATCCACTCGGAAACGAAGCACAGCCCGATCCGGGTGACCGTGGATGTGGACGAAAGCATCGTCATGGACAGCTACCCCGGTCCGCTCGGCCAGGTGATCCAGAACCTGGTACAGAACGCCTTCCGGCATGGCTTTCGGAACGGCGCCACCGGCACGATCGTCATCACCGCGCGCCGGGCCGGAGACGAGGTGACGCTCACCGTAGAGGATGACGGCGGCGGCATTCCCCAAGGGGCTCAGGCACGCATCTGGGACCCGTTTTTCACCACGGCACGCAGCAGCGGCGGCACCGGGCTGGGCCTGCATCTGAGCCAGCAACTGGTCGGGAACGTCCTCGGCGGCAAACTGGAGCTCGCGCATTCAGCACCGGGAGAAGGCACCTGCATGCGCCTGACGATGCCCTGCACGGCGCCGGAGCACGTGACCGAAGAAGCGTCGACCGGCGCGACCTGAGTGCTCAGGGCGCCACCGGCAGTGAAAGCGTCTCCTTGAGTTCTTCCATGACCACGAGACTGCGTGATTGCGCCACGCCCGGCAGCTT
Coding sequences within:
- a CDS encoding c-type cytochrome, yielding MSADAPDTPNKTHGMLRTLLWLPWVLALVFGIYALGRFTADIPVAYQAIDMHFKYGSTGGERESGFPYWIWKVLPKVCPEHLPGDGYQSLGFIFEPGRDLPVGVSKRQHLGIDRVFLNCAVCHASTVRDAPGAAPKVVLGMPAHRLDIKGFESFFFNCAAGPKFRTEYIVPEIEAAAGGLSPIDRYLVYPVAISLMRERLLMLKDRFSFAFEQPDWGPGRVDTFNSAKVLFNFPMHKLPKKELLGASDFPSIWLQAPRMKRDDGHRMELHWDGNNTHTEERNKSAAFGTGTTPPTIDLKAIGRIEDWLLTVEPPPWPYRIDDARAERGKALYGEYCAACHGQSGRDFSGKYVGHVTPIAQIATDRARLDSYTYTLAVNQGTLYAGYPHRFANFRKTYGYANMPLDGIWLRSPYLHNGSVPTLRDLLEPTWKRPTTFYRGNDIIDRDKLGFVSDVADEPDRRFFLFDTRLPGNGNGGHEGAAYGTELADADKDAIVEYMKTF
- a CDS encoding c-type cytochrome produces the protein MTTHTTHSRWRVLLAILGITVLVAAAGAVYGWFKFFREVPQPAWITEDPHMRFKYGSIGAENDAGIPYWIFYVLPRVFPDKLPGPGGYASFGVAWEQGMELPVGFTKKTIGFERVANTCAVCHTASYRTTEDSNPVFVPTGPNHTLDLAAFFRFLIDCAKDPRFEPDVLMREINLVTDLSWDDALIYRYLLIPITKKRLLERQTQFAWLYHPAFPDWGRGRDDSMNLTKYFMIQWPMDESFGPTDMPSIWNLGKYQPEKGHRMNFAGDSHNARSVVIDSALGLLGAPPKRNEDFLAQVAWMLDYLKAARAPAYPFPISTVLAEQGKTVFDANCAQCHASARTGTVVPVEEVGTSRDRMDTWNEKAAAEANAVVTEMGIEREGLVEAPLRGYVAAFLDGIWLRAPYLHNGSVPTLADLLKPAAERPVTFWRGYNLYDPVKVGYVTSGSTAEYEGSLHDTRLKGGGNQGHEFGIHLADEEKSALIEYLKTL
- a CDS encoding GGDEF/EAL domain-containing response regulator, with product MLEDDHPLDPDRIVFRPEDNASLPRLKPWRILAIDDDIDFQASLQHTLKGANILDRPVELHLANGRQSAAHLLARDRDFAVILVDVVMETDDAGLRLIKGIREMLGMVEPRIILLTGQPGFAPIEDVMRDYDLSDYCLKSDLAKRGLKNILTGAIRAYHQLATINGARKGLQLILEASNRFSVARSVPDMASAALAELATLLGIPEEGIVAVEGASVASPPNVAGAAIIGAAGRYAPHIGQSIAVLPDTSIAQLLADTLAERSSISATAYQVLYIPRQHALADYAIYVETGRPLGEPETQLLAVFAANAAKGFSNVALISRLDRMAYEDDLLGIPNRNGLLREIERIRLSPEGHSAQLMLVDLDNFAGINEAFGVAVGNAVLRAIYAPLRILFPPPCIVGRISADLFAVLGPESKVDLSRVERISHEELHIAGQSFRFTVCASQIAVGELPGEAADLMRAARSTLRRAKRQGQGSLLKHDPQVELEAGARFELMSRLAHAIEYDQLELHFQPMVDFDTGRIIGAEALIRWPAEHGGVGPDVFIPLAEKSSYIHAIGNRVLEQACAALLRFDAAGLGGLTVSINASARQFESPTFIGHIVHTLKTRGIEARRLKVEVTETAVVENIVRLTSQLAALRATGVRIAIDDFGTGQASLAYVHLLPADLIKLDMSFVQRIGRQDRSEAITKIMIDMGHAIGADLVAEGVETEAQAIWLRKHGCQIGQGWHFGRPMPLPEFIAFCLEQPS
- a CDS encoding sensor histidine kinase; its protein translation is MRTLLRIGAPLILPWWIVIPAITWLVYELRLERDLERLEQQTVESMAQANDIIVDSIRQLWLDSRMITRVAATQLGNPAATEGQSVLASVMNDFMQTHPRYTQARLLDTGCKERIRFDRRGDLILQATEKDLQDKSDRYYCRETLSVQADQAYLSPLDLNVERGEIVLPHEPTLRIGTRVFGPDGEALGLIVLNFNAGDILATFSRSGGGQMSLLNDEGYWLASQDPADSFGFMLERPDRRISLTQPDLWQAMTNSSAVAGHVKTSESLWLYRRLPAVQVSTTLKGPTWYIAGHLDPAKRDALVQEQAWQHVLLGGLALMVVTALAAMLTQRDARQARTSAALAAANIRLRESLERLESSLDERVRSEKLASLGLLVAGVAHELNTPLGGAMLTSTQLEDELRTLEQAYAAGLRQSDIQRHIERSQEGLQLLHRNLDRAGRLISRFKGVASDRATSERSRFTLRETVDDILALIHSETKHSPIRVTVDVDESIVMDSYPGPLGQVIQNLVQNAFRHGFRNGATGTIVITARRAGDEVTLTVEDDGGGIPQGAQARIWDPFFTTARSSGGTGLGLHLSQQLVGNVLGGKLELAHSAPGEGTCMRLTMPCTAPEHVTEEASTGAT